One stretch of Elephas maximus indicus isolate mEleMax1 chromosome 22, mEleMax1 primary haplotype, whole genome shotgun sequence DNA includes these proteins:
- the CRYBB2 gene encoding beta-crystallin B2: MASDHQTQVGKQQPLNPKIIIFEQENFQGHSHELSGPCPNLKETGVEKAGSVLVQSGPWVGYEQANCKGEQFVFEKGEYPRWDSWTSSRRTDSLSSLRPVKVDSQEHKIILYENPNFTGKKMEVIDDDVPSFHAHGYQEKVSSVRVQSGTWVGYQYPGYRGLQYLLEKGDYKDSADFGAPHPQVQSVRRIRDMQWHQRGAFHPSN; the protein is encoded by the exons ATGGCCTCAGACCACCAGACTCAAGTGGGCAAGCAGCAGCCCCTCAACCCCAAG ATCATCATCTTTGAGCAGGAGAACTTCCAGGGCCACTCGCATGAGCTCAGTGGGCCCTGCCCCAACCTGAAGGAGACTGGCGTGGAGAAGGCAGGCTCTGTCCTGGTGCAGTCTGGACC CTGGGTGGGCTATGAACAAGCCAACTGCAAGGGTGAGCAGTTTGTGTTTGAGAAGGGTGAGTACCCTCGCTGGGACTCATGGACCAGCAGCCGCAGGACAGACTCCCTCAGCTCTCTGAGACCCGTCAAAGTG GACAGCCAAGAGCACAAGATCATCCTCTATGAGAACCCCAACTTCACAGGGAAGAAGATGGAGGTCATTGATGATGATGTGCCCAGCTTCCATGCCCATGGCTACCAGGAGAAGGTGTCGTCTGTGCGGGTGCAGAGTGGCAC GTGGGTTGGTTATCAGTACCCTGGCTACCGCGGGCTGCAGTACCTGCTGGAGAAGGGAGACTACAAGGACAGCGCTGACTTCggggccccccacccccaggtgcaGTCTGTGCGCCGCATCCGTGACATGCAATGGCACCAGCGAGGCGCCTTCCACCCTTCCAACTAG